The Erythrobacter sp. SDW2 region GGCTGCGATACAGGCGGAAGTCTCGATGGGGCTTGCCGACCAGGCAAGCTCGCCCACGCTCGCCGCCGAAGCGCAGCGGATCGGGCGCGACTATGAAGTGCTCAAGAAGAAGTATGACGAGCTGTTGCAGGACCGCGAGGAACTCCAGCTTCGCTCCAATCTCGAGACCGAGCGCAGCTCGTTCCGTTTCGACATTATCGATGCGCCGGCGCTGCCGCTGAAGCCGGCCGCGCCCAACCGCCCGCTGCTGCTGTTCGGCGTGCTGCTGGCCGGGCTGGGTGCGGGTGTCGGCACGGCCTTTGCGCTCACCCAGCTCAAGTCGACCTTTGCCACCACCGCCGGGCTGGAGCGCGCGCTCGGCCTGCCGGTGCTGGGCGCGATTTCGGTCAGCCTGACGCCGGACCAGCGCAGCATCGAAGCCAAGCGGACGAAGATGTTCTTCGCCGGCAGCGCCGCGCTCGTCGGGGTGCTCGCCATCCTGATGGTGATCGAAATCATCCAGGTCGGCAGCGTGGCCTGAGGAGAGGGACAATGACCGAACACAAGAAAATCCCGCTCCCCGGCGAATGCTCGAAGGAAAGTTCGCTGCTCGAACGTGCCAACGGTGCCTTCGGGCTCGACAGCTTTTCCGCCCCGGCCGTGCCCAAGGGGCTGGCCGAACGGCCGATGAAGCGGGCCAGGAAGGTCGAGCGCAAGGTCGACGTGGCTCCTGCTGTTGCCACTGCGGTTCCCCAGACCGTCGAAGCCGCGCCGGTGCGGGAACATTTCCCCGTTCCCGCTGCAGCGGCCCCGGTTCCCGACGTCGTCGAGGCGGCACCGCTGGCCCCGCAGTTCGAAGGCCAGAAGCACAAGATCGACCGCAAGCACCTGCGCGATCAGGGCCTGATCGATCCGGACGGCCACGTCAGCGAGCTGCTCGAAGAATTCCGCATCGTGAAGCGGCAGCTCCTGACCACGGCGGAGGAGCGCGGTACGGCCGCCTCGCGCCGGATCATGGTCTGCTCGCCGCATCCCGAAGAAGGCAAGACCTTCTGCGCCGTCAACCTTGCCATCGCCATGGCGGCGGAGCGCGACATGGAGGTGCTGCTGGTCGATGCCGATGTGGCCAAGCCTTCGCTTCTCGCGACCCTCGGCCTGCCCAAGGGGCCGGGCTTCATGGGTGCGCTGTCCAACCCGGATGTCCCGGTCGAAGACCTCGTGCTCGGGACCGATATCGCCAATCTGTGGGTGCTCCCGGCAGGTAGCACGACCAAGCAGGATGCCGAGTATCTCGCCAGCGGCGCAACCGCAGATGTACTCGACCGGCTGACCGTCGGCGTGCCCAACCGCATCGTGATCTTCGACACCCCGCCTGCGCTCGCCGCTGCGCCGGCCGCCGAACTGGCCAAACATGTCGGCCAGGTCGTGCTGGTCGCGCGGGCCGACCAGACCGGGCGCAGCGCGCTGGAGGATGCCTGCCAGCTGCTCAGCGCCTGCGACGATATCAAGTTGCTGCTCAATGCAGCCAATTTCAGCCCCAGCGGGCGCCGTTTCGGCACCTACGGGTAAGGGAGGACGTCCGGATGAAACGGGTCCAGTACTTGGCTTCGATTGCTGCGGTGGCGCTGGTGCTGCCGGTTTCGGCGCAGGCCCAGTCGTGGGGCGACGACGACTATGTCAGCGGCGGAGGCGGCGGCCAGCCGGCATCGTCGCGCGACAGCCGCGATTCGCGCAGCGACCAGCCGCTGCGCAAGCGGATCGACGTCCAGCCCTATATCGAAGTCAGCCAGGTCGGGCTGTTCGAGCTTTCGCCCGACAGCGATGCGGTCACCTATACGCAGATCGCCGCAGGGATCGATGCCAGTGTGCAGGGCCGCAACAACGGCGGCTCGGTTTCGCTGCGCTACGAACGCAACATCGGCTACGGCGATGCCGCGCTCGACAGCAATACGGTGACGGGCGTCGCGCGCGGATATGCCTCGATCGTGCCGCAGGCGCTGACGCTGGAAGCCGGCGCGCTGGCCGCACGGACGCAGGTCGACAACGCCGGTGGCTCGCGCCTCGGCGCTGTCGAGGGCAATGGCACCGACAGCGAGAGCCGGGTCTATTCGGCCTATGTCGGCCCGAATTTCTCCAGCCGCGTCGGCGAGGCCGATGTCAGTGCCAACTATCGCTTCGGCTATACCCGCGTGGAAGCGCCCGATGCACTGGTGACCACGCCGGGCACCGCACCGGTCGATGTGTTCAATGACAGCACGGTGCACAGCGCCAGTGCCCGCGTCGGGGTCCGTCCCGACGGAGTGCTGCCGGTCGGCGTCGGTGTCGGCGGCGGGTTCTACCAGGAAGATATCTCCAACCTCGACCAGCGGGTGCGCGACATGTACGCACGGGCCGATGTGACCGTGCCGCTCGGTCGTACGGTCCAGCTGGTCGGCGGGATCGGTTACGAGGACGTATCTGTCTCCAGTCGCGACGCGCTGATCGATGCCGGCACCGGGCTGCCGCAGATCGACAGCAATGGCCGCTATGTCACCGATACCAGCCAGCCGCGCCGGATCGCCTTCGAGACCGACGGCCTGATCTGGGACGTCGGCGTCGTCTGGCGTCCCTCCAGCCGCACCGCGTTCGAGGCGCATTATGGCCGCCGCTACGACAGCGACACCTATTACGGCAGCTTCGCCTATGCGCCGACCAGCCGCAGCTCGGTCAACATCTCGGTCTATGACGGGATTTCCGGCTTCGGCGGTGCACTCAACCAGGCTCTGGTGGCTCTTCCGACCCAGTTCGAGGCCAACCGCAACGCGGTGACGGGCGACATCAACGGCTGCGTCAGCAGCCTGCAGAGCGGCAGTTGCTTCGGCGGCGCGCTGGCTTCGGTCCGCAGCTCGATCTTCCGCAGCCGCGGCGGAGTGCTCAGCTATGCCCAGCAAGTGGGCCGGATGAGCACCGGCTTTGGTATCGGTTACGACCGGCGCACCTTTATCGCTGCGCCGGGCACGGTACTCGCCGCTGCCGATGGGCTGACCGAGGAAAGCTTCTATGGCAGCGTGTTCCTCTCCGGCCAGGTCGGCCAGGGCGGGGGCTTCACGCTTAACGGCTACGGCAATTACCTCACCAGCGACTTTACCGACAGTTCGGCATGGGTGCTGGGTACCTCGGCGTCGTACAACCAGCAGCTCTACATGGGTCTCTCGGCTCGTGCCGCCGTTTCGCTCGATTACCTCGACAGCGATGTGTCGGGTGAAGACCTCAAGACCGCATCGGCCCTGGTCGGCCTGCGGTACGACTTCTGAGCCCGCGAAAGGACGAATGATGTTCGATGATTTCTATGGCCTGACGGGGCGCCCCTTCCAACTGACGCCGGACCCCGATTTCTATTTCGAGAGCGCGACGCATCGCAAGGCGTTGTCGTATCTCGGCTATGGCCTGGCGCAGGGTGAGGGCTTCATCGTCATCACCGGCGAGATCGGCTCGGGCAAGTCGACCCTCGTCGCGCATCTGATGAAGAAGATCGACCCGGCGCAGATGACGGTCGGCCAGATCGTCACCAGCAATCTCGACGGGGCCGAACTGGTGCATGTGGTGGCGCAGAGCTTCGGGCTCGACATCGACGGGCACGACAAGGCCAGCGCGCTGGGCGCGATCGAGGACTTCCTGCACGAGGAAGCCCGCGCCGGTCGCCGCTGCCTGCTGGTGGTCGACGAATCGCAGAATCTCAGCATCGACGCGCTCGAAGAGCTGCGGATGATGTCGAACTTCCAGCTCGGCTCGCATCCGCTGCTGCAGCAATTGCTGCTGGGTCAGCCGGAGTTCAAGGAAGTCCTGGCGACCAGCCAGAGCCTCGAACAGCTGCGCCAGCGGGTGATCGCGGCGCATCATCTCGGGCCGATGGAGTCGGACGAGCTCCAGCCTTACATCGAACACCGTCTGGCCTGTGTCGGCTGGCAGGGCAATCCGGCGTGGGACCAGCGGGTCTTTGCCGAAATGTACCAGGCCACCGGCGGCATTCCGCGCCGGGTCAACCAGGTTGCGACGCGCCTGCTGCTGCTCGGCGCGGTCGAACAGCGCACCCGCATCGACAGCGCCATGCTTTCGTCCGTCCTGCGCGAAATGGAAAGCGACAACACCTTCCCCGAAGCCGCGCCCAGGCCGATGGTCACGCTCGAGCGCGGCCCCGCTCCCGGCCCGATCAAGCATGCGCTAGCTGATACCCCTGCGGACCCGGTGCAGCAGGCCAGCCAGTTCGAAGCGATGCAGGCCGAGCGCGATGCCCAGATTGCCGAACTCAAGGCTGCCATTGCCCAGCTGGCGCAAGGCGCTGAGGCGGCTCCCGGCGGCATGCCGCAGGATTTCATCGCCCGCCTCGATGCGCTGGAAAGCAAGGTCGGCGAGCAGGAACAGAGCGTGCGGCAGGTGCTGGGCATGATGATCGAATGGATCGAAAGCCAGGGCCGCCGCGCCGCTTAACCGAAGGATCGAGGCGCGATGTCATCGCCCGTCATTACGAATGGCCTGTCGGTCGATGTCGAGGACTGGTTCCAGGTCGGCGCGTTCGAGAATGTGATCGACCGCGGCGAGTGGGATTCGATGGCCCTGCGGGTCGAGGACAACGTCCTGCGCATCCTCGACCTGTTCGATGCGGCGGACGTCAAGGCGACCTTCTTCACCCTCGGTTGGGTGGCGAAGAAGAACGGCCCGCTCATGCGCAGGATCGTCGAGCGCGGCCACGAGCTGGCCAGCCACGGTTACGACCACGCCCGCGTATTCACTTTCGACCGCAAGCAGTTCGCGGGCGACATCAAGCTGGCGCGGATGATCCTCGAGGATGCCGCCGGGGTGCCGATCACCGGCTATCGCGCGCCGAGTTTCTCGATCGATCACCGCACGCCCTGGGCCTATATGGAGCTGGCCGAGCAGGGCTATGCCTATTCCTCCAGCGTCGCCCCGGTCACGCATGACCATTACGGCTGGCCCGAAGCGCCGCGCTTCGCCTTCAAGCCGCTGCCGTGGGCCGACCTGATCGAGATCCCGGTGACTACCGCGATCCTCGGCGGCAAGCGTGTTGCGGCAGGCGGGGGCGGGTTCTTCCGCGTGCTGCCCTACGCCTTCAGCCGTTGGGCGATCCGGCAGGTCAACCGGCGCGAACAGCGCCCGGCGGTGTTCTATTTCCATCCGTGGGAGATCGACCCCGACCAGCCGCGCGTCGGCCATGCGCCGATGCGTTCCAAGCTGCGGCACTACACCAATCTCGACAGGATGGCCGAGAAGCTGTCCGATCTGGTCCACGAATTCGCCTGGGGGCGGATGGACATGATCGCCTGCCGCGAGGCGCTGCGGGCGGAGGAAATGGCCGCGTGAACGCGCCGTTCGCCCTGTGCGAAGAGGTCGTCAGCCAGGCCGACCTGCATGATCCGGGCGAAGCCGCGCGGATTACCGATTTCGTCTATGCCGCCCATGGCTCGCCGTTCCACCTGCCGCGCTGGCTGCTGGCGGTGGAGCAGGGCACCGGCCAGCGCGCCACCGGGCTGGTGGCGGAGAAGGGCGGGCAGGTGACCGGCTGGTTGCCGCTGACCGTCGCCCATTCGCTGCTGTT contains the following coding sequences:
- a CDS encoding capsular biosynthesis protein, whose product is MTEHKKIPLPGECSKESSLLERANGAFGLDSFSAPAVPKGLAERPMKRARKVERKVDVAPAVATAVPQTVEAAPVREHFPVPAAAAPVPDVVEAAPLAPQFEGQKHKIDRKHLRDQGLIDPDGHVSELLEEFRIVKRQLLTTAEERGTAASRRIMVCSPHPEEGKTFCAVNLAIAMAAERDMEVLLVDADVAKPSLLATLGLPKGPGFMGALSNPDVPVEDLVLGTDIANLWVLPAGSTTKQDAEYLASGATADVLDRLTVGVPNRIVIFDTPPALAAAPAAELAKHVGQVVLVARADQTGRSALEDACQLLSACDDIKLLLNAANFSPSGRRFGTYG
- a CDS encoding preprotein translocase subunit YajC, with protein sequence MKRVQYLASIAAVALVLPVSAQAQSWGDDDYVSGGGGGQPASSRDSRDSRSDQPLRKRIDVQPYIEVSQVGLFELSPDSDAVTYTQIAAGIDASVQGRNNGGSVSLRYERNIGYGDAALDSNTVTGVARGYASIVPQALTLEAGALAARTQVDNAGGSRLGAVEGNGTDSESRVYSAYVGPNFSSRVGEADVSANYRFGYTRVEAPDALVTTPGTAPVDVFNDSTVHSASARVGVRPDGVLPVGVGVGGGFYQEDISNLDQRVRDMYARADVTVPLGRTVQLVGGIGYEDVSVSSRDALIDAGTGLPQIDSNGRYVTDTSQPRRIAFETDGLIWDVGVVWRPSSRTAFEAHYGRRYDSDTYYGSFAYAPTSRSSVNISVYDGISGFGGALNQALVALPTQFEANRNAVTGDINGCVSSLQSGSCFGGALASVRSSIFRSRGGVLSYAQQVGRMSTGFGIGYDRRTFIAAPGTVLAAADGLTEESFYGSVFLSGQVGQGGGFTLNGYGNYLTSDFTDSSAWVLGTSASYNQQLYMGLSARAAVSLDYLDSDVSGEDLKTASALVGLRYDF
- a CDS encoding XrtA/PEP-CTERM system-associated ATPase; the encoded protein is MFDDFYGLTGRPFQLTPDPDFYFESATHRKALSYLGYGLAQGEGFIVITGEIGSGKSTLVAHLMKKIDPAQMTVGQIVTSNLDGAELVHVVAQSFGLDIDGHDKASALGAIEDFLHEEARAGRRCLLVVDESQNLSIDALEELRMMSNFQLGSHPLLQQLLLGQPEFKEVLATSQSLEQLRQRVIAAHHLGPMESDELQPYIEHRLACVGWQGNPAWDQRVFAEMYQATGGIPRRVNQVATRLLLLGAVEQRTRIDSAMLSSVLREMESDNTFPEAAPRPMVTLERGPAPGPIKHALADTPADPVQQASQFEAMQAERDAQIAELKAAIAQLAQGAEAAPGGMPQDFIARLDALESKVGEQEQSVRQVLGMMIEWIESQGRRAA
- a CDS encoding XrtA system polysaccharide deacetylase — its product is MSSPVITNGLSVDVEDWFQVGAFENVIDRGEWDSMALRVEDNVLRILDLFDAADVKATFFTLGWVAKKNGPLMRRIVERGHELASHGYDHARVFTFDRKQFAGDIKLARMILEDAAGVPITGYRAPSFSIDHRTPWAYMELAEQGYAYSSSVAPVTHDHYGWPEAPRFAFKPLPWADLIEIPVTTAILGGKRVAAGGGGFFRVLPYAFSRWAIRQVNRREQRPAVFYFHPWEIDPDQPRVGHAPMRSKLRHYTNLDRMAEKLSDLVHEFAWGRMDMIACREALRAEEMAA